One Cyprinus carpio isolate SPL01 chromosome A16, ASM1834038v1, whole genome shotgun sequence genomic region harbors:
- the LOC109053981 gene encoding HMG domain-containing protein 3-like, producing MESVIDGKTSPAYTRRCLGCNMIYRYQEWQDGLHSFDDHVLLSLELCLYLRHSLQNHISVSRAIDTLEGLRGVKYPNRDTILHGYCHFEALTDTDYIYSCVNCGYHPPEVIMDLHKKGVFSMSVSDLKEPPPEFRGEVDIEDFWKSVNLEMIGRGFVPSQTKNPFAVQPSYSRWAPWIGHKTRMDHTVLNTEFAKVTTAKVTSAEAQMMNVSEDRLVDELMKQKVGVVRKLCKACNIDSKGSRMDLISRLRAEMQNRQSYDKMFQKIWGASGVWSVILCPHGVVYSIKFNLRAESPRDFAHLLLSWKHIPNVSIYDFARGLATHGNLRVPTDIPFHPHEGRLAEPTPESISSAKQGKLKVSLPWLFEKTDNSSSKGHPITGSSEHYVLYDKLHESNTKDPQDVLRRISLVPELQGWLNSQIAEQFFASLRKNNYFLNNMAPSTHIFIMCNIVHHKNTSTNQKLLEVQLQRGHRPHGLENITLSDLGQAILAQQASDRETVQHHPHQLNQKDFGD from the exons ATGGAAAGTGTCATTGATGGTAAG acATCTCCGGCTTACACCAGAAGATGCCTAGGGTGTAATATGATATATCGGTACCAGGAATGGCAGGATGGTCTCCACAGTTTTGATGATCATGTGCTTCTGAGTCTCGAGCTTTGTCTATATCTAAGACACAGTTTACAG AACCACATATCAGTTTCCAGGGCTATAGACACTTTGGAGGGCCTCCGGGGAGTAAAATACCCCAACAGAGACACCATACTCCATGGGTACTGTCATTTCGAAGCCTTGACAGATACTGACTACATCTATTCTTGTGTTAACTGCGGTTACCATCCCCCTGAGGTTATTATGGATTTGCACAAGAAGGGTGTTTTTAGCATGTCAG tgagtGACCTCAAAGAGCCTCCACCTGAGTTTAGAGGGGAAGTTGACATTGAGGATTTCTGGAAATCAGTCAATCTTGAGATGATTGGTCGAGGATTTGTTCCCA GCCAGACCAAAAATCCATTTGCTGTGCAACCTAGTTATTCAAGGTGGGCTCCATGGATAGGACACAAAACTAGGATGGATCACACTGTACTGAACACAGAATTTGCAAAAGTTACAACAGCAAAGGTCACGTCAGCTGAAGCGCAAATGATGAATGTGTCAGAAGACCGTCTCGTGGATGAGCTGATGAAGCAGAAG GTTGGTGTTGTCAGAAAACTCTGCAAGGCCTGCAATATTGACTCTAAAGGTTCTCGCATGGATCTCATTTCAAGATTGCGAGCAGAGATGCAGAACAGACAGTCCTATGACAAAATGTTCCAGAAAATTTGGGGAGCGTCAG GTGTTTGGTCAGTCATCCTATGCCCACATGGTGTGGTGTATAGCATAAAGTTTAATTTGAGAGCAGAGAGTCCCAGGGATTTTGCGCACCTGCTGTTGTCATGGAAGCACATTCCTAATGTTAGTATATATGATTTTGCACGAGGCTTGGCCACGCATGGTAATTTGCGTGTACCTACAGATATCCCGTTTCATCCACACGAAGGGAGACTTGCTGAGCCAACACCAGAAAGCATCAGTTCAGCAAAGCAGGGCAAACTGAAGGTGTCTCTTCCTTGGCTGTTTGAGAAAACAGACAATTCAAGTTCCAAAGGCCATCCCATAACTGGATCATCCGAGCACTACGTGTTGTATGACAAATTACATGAATCAAACACGAAAGACCCCCAGGATGTACTCAGAAGAATTAGCCTGGTCCCAGAGCTACAGGGTTGGCTGAATAGTCAAATTGCAGAGCAGTTTTTTGCAAGCTTGCGAAAAAACAACTATTTCCTCAACAACATGGCACCTTCAACGCACATCTTCATTATGTGCAACATTGTTCATCACAAGAACACTTCCACAAACCAAAAGCTTCTGGAAGTACAGCTGCAACGTGGTCACAGACCTCATGGTCTTGAAAATATCACCCTTTCTGACTTAGGACAAGCAATTCTAG CCCAACAAGCCAGTGACAGAGAAACTGTTCAGCACCATCCACATCAGTTAAACCAGAAAGACTTTggtgac